A window from Herbaspirillum sp. meg3 encodes these proteins:
- a CDS encoding hydrolase: MAIAKAQPGKTLLNPANHTLIMIDHQSQMSFATHSIDAVTLRNNVALVAKAAKEFKVSTILTTVAEKSFSGPMFDEIKSVFPNEEVIDRTSMNTWEDPRIADRVNAIGKDKIVLAGLWTSVCIVGPALSALDQGFEVYVITDASGDVSNEAHQRAVERMIQLGARPMTSLQYLLELQRDWARTETYNETVATAIANGGAYGLGLIYAKTMFNASEGH; the protein is encoded by the coding sequence ATGGCAATCGCAAAAGCACAACCAGGCAAAACACTGTTGAATCCAGCTAACCACACCCTGATCATGATTGACCATCAATCGCAAATGTCGTTTGCGACCCATTCGATCGATGCCGTCACTCTGCGTAACAACGTCGCTCTGGTCGCCAAGGCCGCCAAAGAATTCAAGGTATCGACAATTTTGACAACCGTTGCCGAGAAATCCTTCTCCGGCCCGATGTTCGACGAAATCAAATCGGTGTTCCCCAATGAAGAAGTGATCGACCGCACCAGCATGAACACTTGGGAAGACCCGCGCATCGCCGACCGCGTCAATGCCATCGGCAAGGACAAGATCGTGCTGGCCGGTCTGTGGACATCGGTATGCATCGTCGGTCCTGCGCTGTCGGCGCTGGATCAGGGCTTTGAAGTGTATGTCATCACCGACGCCAGCGGCGACGTGTCGAATGAAGCGCACCAACGTGCCGTTGAACGCATGATCCAGCTTGGCGCACGCCCAATGACATCGCTGCAATATCTGCTCGAACTGCAACGCGACTGGGCGCGTACCGAGACTTACAACGAAACTGTGGCAACCGCGATTGCCAACGGCGGCGCCTACGGTCTGGGCCTGATCTACGCAAAGACAATGTTCAATGCATCCGAAGGCCATTAA